In Candidatus Riesia pediculicola, the genomic stretch TAGTGATTCGAGCAATAAATTCCAAAATAAAAAATTTTTGATTTGAATCAATTTTTTCTACTTTAAGATCGATTATTTTTTTATTTATTTATGGTTTTTATTACTTTGAACTAACTTTTGCGAGTGAAAAAAATTGAAAGTGTTTTTTTGTTTTGATTGTTAAAATCTATTTTAAATTTATTTTTTGTTCTTGAAAAATCGATATATTTATGTATTTTATTATTCATAATAATGTATTTTTATTTTTAATTTTCGAACAGGTTTTTAATCTGTGAGATTTTTAATAGATTTTTTAAATAATTGATTTTTATCAATAAAAGAAAAAAAATCGGCTTTTAACTTTAAAGGATTAAATTTCTTTTAATGAATTATTAATAGGGTTTTATTACATAATTCATGACGAATTATAGTTCAAGATTTTTATGATAATTAATCCATTTATAAAACGTTGTTCGATAGCCATCTCTATTTTATCAGCGAATCTTGCAAGTTTAGGAAAAGATATCGCAAAACTAGTTCGATCTGGTTTAACGGATATTATTCATTTCGATATTATGGATAACCATTATGTTCCAAACTTAACCTTCGGTCCTATTCTTTGTAAATCTTTGATAGAGTACGGAATTCAATCTAATTTTCATATACATTTAATGACAGATCCGTCAGAAAGGTTAATCAGAGAATTTATTGAACTTGGTGTGCATCAAATTTTATTACATGTTGAGGAAGGTATAACTCTTAAAAAAGAGTTAAGGATAATTCGAGAAAACGGATGTAAAGCAGGAATTGTATTTAATCCAAAAATGTCTTTAGAGATTTTGACTACTTTGATTAATGAAATTGATTCAGTTTTAATCATGTCTGTCAATCCTGGATTTGGCGGGCAATCTTTCATAGAAAATAGTATTAAAAGATTACTAGAAGCACGTTCTATAATTGATAGAAGTGGAA encodes the following:
- the rpe gene encoding ribulose-phosphate 3-epimerase, with translation MIINPFIKRCSIAISILSANLASLGKDIAKLVRSGLTDIIHFDIMDNHYVPNLTFGPILCKSLIEYGIQSNFHIHLMTDPSERLIREFIELGVHQILLHVEEGITLKKELRIIRENGCKAGIVFNPKMSLEILTTLINEIDSVLIMSVNPGFGGQSFIENSIKRLLEARSIIDRSGKDILLGVDGGINLKNLKKIVETGVDILVIGSAIFNRSRNYVEILNVFRKKIDFYQKKLVN